The Oreochromis niloticus isolate F11D_XX linkage group LG18, O_niloticus_UMD_NMBU, whole genome shotgun sequence DNA window AAGTCTGAAATCATTGCAGCGCTGTGATTACAGAGTCTGACACCAGATTTaaagcttttgtctttataactcaCGTTAGCCTGGTAGTACAAAGCCCCTTTTTATGCGACAATGTTCCTCTTCAATTTAGGAAATCTGCAATTATTTTACAAACAAATTAATAcaaagaataattaaatctgtcCAGCATTTACCTTTAAAGCTACAATACCTACTACTATAAAATCCCAGAATTATCAACTGACTCTATGGAGCATTTTAGTGTTTTTGGCTGGTTTTGCCCTGACTGTGAGAACAGCAGCTCCACCGatctgctgttcaaaccttctgtttgcaaaGGGCAGCCAATGAGAGGGAAGTTGACTTATAGGGAGGGTGGCAAAGCTAAAAAAGATTCTGCATGAATGAAAAATTctgcaagtgtttaataaataaGATTTTCAAACTGTGAGTCATGCAAAGCCAGCTAGTAGAGACCAAGAATAAAAAAGTTTTAGCTGGAAAGAAGCATAAGTGCACGGTTTACTTTTGTTTGAAAATACCACATCGAAAAAAGGATGGATAGCCGCTGTCAGACAGAGAGCACATGTTAAGAGAGTAAAGATGGTTGTCATGTATTGCTAGTAACCTCTAAGGATCAGTAATGAAATTGCGTTTTAGTTCAAACTGCTGACGAGGGATGATTCTGAGACCACGGGAGCAGCCTGCCACACGCCTCCACTACGCTTGAATAGAATAAATGAGCTCAAGCAATTAACTTACTAGTTAAATGCGCTTCATATCTATTGGCATCTTTCCAAAGACGATGAGAATAGAGGAAGTCTGTACAGCTGGTCAATAAATGGAGAAACAAGGCAGATAAGATGGTATTGTTGTGTGTCTTACTCTGCTGCTACACATACAGCATTAGTATTCTTGTTCTCCTTATTTTGCCTGGGTGACTTTACTGGGTGTGGAACAGAGGTTGTCAAGTGTCGTGTCAGTACAAATCAAATATCAGAATTTGACTGGATCGCTCTCACTGAAAAGAGCTCGTCATGTCAGTCTGGTGTTCCTGTCATGTCGTCTGCTCAATGTGAAacatttcttatttatttatttatttatttatttagttttttgttttttgtttttggggggggggggggggggggttgcttgCCTTATTATATTAATAGAGCACATTAAACCTGGATCCTTCCAACCTGTACAGGTTTCTCACCCCATTCTATTATTCcagttttttctgatttccCTGAGTATAGTTTCTCATATGTGCACTTCTTCCTGCCCAGCTGTCATTATTCCTCCTAAATTTGTTAAAGAGGTCCCCCCCCACTTCGCTTTATTATCAGTCAGTCTCTGTCATCTGGCTGCATGCCAGAATACTTTAAAACAGTCAGCATTTGTCTGTTTTAAAACCCTTCCCTAGATCCCACTGTTTTAGACAATTATAGGCCAATTTCCAAATTGCTGTTCATTTCTAAAATCCTCAAGAAAGCTGCTGCTCATCAGCTACTTGAAATAGGGTAACAATATGTTTGATAAATTCCAGTCTGGTTTTCAACAAAATTATAGCACTGGAACAGCAATACTTAAAATTACTAATGAGATTCTTATGAGCTTAGATAAAGGTAAGTATTCCATTTGGGTTCTGCTTGACTTATTGGcccttcatttttatttacagattATAGAGTTTCTGGGTCAGTATCTCTggcatttctctttttcaaatttcatatttataactACATGTCCTCATCAGCTCCCCCTGATATGTGGTGTCTCCCAAGGCTCAGCTTGGTCCAGTTCACTTTTCTTTGCGTATGCTACCCCTGGATTATCTACTAAATAGCTTCAAAGGAATCTGCTACTGTTGCTGTGCTAATGATACATGACTGTAGTTTTCTGTTAAGCCAAACAATGAGCAACATTGCTACTACTGTTGACCAGCAAAGCTCATCCAGTCTTGTTTTCTGCTAAACTGCAAAGAAAAATTAGCCATTAGCTAGTACTGGCTTCAAGTGAAATTCCAGTAAGACTTGTATTCCAGGGGTTGGCCCCTGGgttgctcttattttgaaaccagAGGTGATTATTTTGAGATTGTATCGCATAAACTTCGGAACAGCCCTTTTCAGCCCATCAGGTTGGCTGaatctgtggtttattttaaacaaatgcTGAAAACTAATTTCTGCTGGTTGACTTTTGCCCTTTATTTTTGGCTCTTGTTCTTCTGATGCATGTACGGAAGTGTGTATGCAGAAATTAATGTAAGACAATGCatctgactgtgtgtttgtaagaTTGGACTTGTATATTTATTGCTAATGTGTAGTTTTATGCAAACTGTGAAGCAATTTATAACTGTGCGTTTTGAAAAGCACTATGCAAATAGTTATTCtaattaaagttattattattaaagataCCCTATTTCTCCAATTAAAAGCTTATCCAGTTGTTTTTATAGAATAAAGTAGTTCAGACATAAGGCTAAAAGAAAAGCAATACTGGGAATCTGTTGTGTCTGTAGGGCAAAAAGGATGGGTGGTGCAGACATGACATATAGTAGCTGTTAGAGCTAAATTCAGCCAATTAATTGAGTTGTTTTGCTGTTGGAAAGCTAGAAAGGACACAGAGGGAAAATAACCATTATTACTGTATTGAAGCTGTAACCTTCtctattctttgtttttcagtatcCAGGCATTCATTAATCTTATCAGACTATTAATATGACGACTTTTGAACACAGAGGAAACAGTGttgctttatttttgtaatgCATTTGTAAATTTGGCTTTAATGAAATGGCTGGGTAGAAATTGTTTTTATGTAATTCTTTCTTTGAATCACATTTTGCTTCTTTGAAGATTAAAAAACGACCTATATTTATCCTGCATGAGTCagaagctttgttttttttctaatcacACCTTCACTACCGTATACTTTGCTGTCAGCACTGATTTTGAGGACAGCACAAACCAAGACAGAAATATTTCCGATGAATATCTTGACGCGATCACCACAGACAGCACAATAATTTAATAAGACGACATGTGAAAATAGAAGAGATACAACGGTTAAATTAGTGGTGTTTCTTGGCACTTTAAAGTAGGTTTGATGGCTGCTGGACTGCTTGAAGTGCCATGTGTCTAATTCAATGTGACATATCCGACTTTCCTGTGGattatgtgcaagcatttcttTTGAGCCCATTTTGCTCTTACAGGGGTAATTTGACGTTTATCTGCTTAGGTGTGATGTAGGGTTTTGCAGACCATCATCTATATGTTGAAGCGTCGTACTGCCGCCAGGTGGCAGTGTCAAAAATATGTGGAACAGCTTCTCTTAATTGTCTTTATGTTGTTTATCTTAGCCCCTTCCCCAGAAAAGACAGAGGTTGTAAAGAACTCCTTTGTAGGAAAGTgaaaccactttaaaaaaacaaaacagtaactGATCCACAGCCCTCGTCAGTACTTTTTATAAATGCTCTTTTAGAAGCTACGTCTAGCTACTCCCTTCTTCACAAGGGGTCCCACAGTGGGGAGCTGTGTTTGAAGTAACATCAGATTCCCTTCTTGACACAACCCAAAGGGTTAGCGTCTACTGGAACTAAAGCAGGGGTTGTTTGCTTATCAGGTGAATGTATAAACCGCTACACTACAGAACCACATATGTTTATGTTCCTACCTCTTTTTCCTAAACTTTAATTTTTTGCCTAATTAGCATTCAGTCGATACATACTATCAGCACAATTTAGACTTTTTTAGGACTAACTGTGATGCTGGAGccagttagcttagcttagcataaagccTAAAAGATCAGGTGAGGCTAGCCAGGCTCTGCCCAAAGATGACGAAATGCTCCTGATATCACACTGAAatcatttcatatttatatggATGATAGATTTTAGTTGGCTTTTAGTTAGAAATTACAACCTGAAAAAGCAGgacgttaaaaaaaactgttgccCAGCTCAGGGCTGATGCTCTGAGCTGATGAAGTAAAATGACCATGATATGTACATCAAATCTCAGTTTACTGCTCATCAAGGGGATCATTTCAGAGTCAGATGTAatggtttgctttgtttttgttttattaacatAAAAGGCCTGAGAACTTTATGTTTGGTGTGAATACATCTCTTCAGATGCGGTGACCTCCTGGATTCTTGAGCAGCCAGGGCAGTGCTAGCCAACTGCGCTTTCATATTTACCCAAATACTAATCTCTATGCACATATATCTGCCTGTGAAATGCACATTATCCTAAATAAATTAATAGAATTGGTAGTTTGTGTTGCTGAGCGCTCCTGTTGCTCTTTTCGTCcttctctttatttatctttagGGAGATTATTGATTGTATCCAAAGGTTGGATGGTGACCACTGGTTGCATGCAACTTATTACAAGGCATTGTGGGATACTTTAAGTCCACTGCAGAGGGACAGCAGCTGTAATTTCTGGAATTAGCTTAAGTTATTAAATGATAGCCGATCAGTTACTAGAATTCTTCATTTCTAATATCTCAGCCTTTTTGCAAAAAGTCATGTTTATGCCCTCAAATACTGAAATAATTTACATGAATATGTTATTATTGTATTAACAGAATCAGTTGGTAGATCCTCTCTGGCATTTAGTCAGTGAAACCCAGACTCTACAAAGCCCGAGAGTCATTTACACTCCTTTGTGTTATATTAAAATAAGTTCaatccaattattttttattagctCCCACCATCTAAACCTGCAGACGACACCCTCTGGTCTAAGTCTGCGcagtaataaaacattttctttctatttttaacTTTGCGCAATAATTTTTTACAACCATTTGTCACCTCAGCTTTGATCAGGTTACCCAGCCAATACTCGCATTACAGATTGAAATTATTCCAGCTAAAATAATGGGGGGAAAGTATCACTTTCTGCCAAACACAGTCCTCTGATAGTCTCACTAAATGGAGCAAAGCACCTTTAATATCAGCCAGAGCCACATCTGCATGCCGCAGGATGTCAGCCCTCATTACTCTGCATTTGTGAAATTATACTTGAAACTGGAGCAAACGAAGATCACAGATTGTGCTGTGACATATTTTTCTACCACATTTGAAAGGATATTTAGCTGTTTTTCTCCAACTTGCTGCCTCCCTTTCAGTCTTTAATTAAATAGACATATCGACCCATGAGCGAGCGATGCTTCAATATTAAAGAACTTCAgacttcatcttttttttttttttttgtagaggAATTTTTTTAGCACAATTATTTGTACTTTGATCAATACCACCACCAACCCCCTCCTCTCTATACCATTGGAGGTGCACTTCATCACCGGAGGAAAACAATTTCATCCAGTGGCTCCACCTCATTCTCCAGTCGACTGTAGAGGGAGTGAGTAGGGGGGCAACAAGCTTTATATTCCTTTCTGCGGGCTTCAAGTCAACACACTAAAAAGCATCTCTTCAATCTGTGGAAAAAGGGAGGAGTTGGGTTCTGGGCAGCTACTGCACAAAAAGAGAAACCACTGAAATCTGCAAGTATTGTCTGGCACTGGAGAGGGGGGATGGAGGAGTGAAAGATCTGAGCAACAGGGGTAAGCCTCTCCGAATTTTCAAAGTGATTACCTCTGGGAGTGAAGCCGTCGCTTACATCTGCAATTATCACGTCCATTTGTCTATTGACGAAGGAGTGGGGATAGTTACGCTGGATGTTTTTGTTAATGGAGTGATTCAGCTGTTTTTCTCATAAAGGAATCATTATGTAAATCAATTTTACATCCCCCAAGGAGCACAGTTCCTTTGTTTATATCTTCATGGCAAAGTGTTTTCAAGCCTGAACAGTGGGACAGCTGCATGTTAGGACTCCAGTTGCTGCTACCTGGAATCTTTTATACACACACGCGCTGTTACACACATATTAAGATGCATGTGGAGAAAATGTGTAAATTGTAGTCTAGTGGGGGCAGCTGAGAAACTGCACTTGACAACGAAGCACTTTCCTTGACTCGCAATTAAGGTTTAAGACTCCACATCCGAATCTGTTTCCATGGAGCCAAACAAATCAAGTGATGCCCAGAAGCCTCCTCTTCAGAACCCACAGTCCAGCTCGCTGAAAGCAACATGGAACGAGATCACGGTGGATTTCATAATGAGGACCAAGATCCACGGTTTGAAGTTTGTCTTCTCTCCGGACAAGTCGAAACCGCAGCGGGTCATCTGGATCATGGCCTTCTTCCTTTGTCTGAGTCTCCTCTTCACCTGGTCCTGGAATCGAATCCTCTATTTGATGTCCTACCCCGCTGTCACCAAGATCTACATGGTCTGGGCTCACAACATGTCCTTCCCAGCCGTTACCTTCTGCAACAAAAATGTTTTCCGGGTATCCTCTCTGACTAAAGATGACCTGTATCACAGCGGCTACTGGTTGGACCTCCTGTATCATAATCACACAGTGATAAAGAGGAGCCTGTCTATCCTTAAAGACAATCACAAGCAGGGTCTGCTCACTCTCCTGGACTTCAGCAGCTACACCCCACCCCCCAATTATCGCACCAACACCACGGAGATGATGGGTCGGCTCGGTCACCAGCTCGAGGACATGCTGCTGGAGTGCAGGTTTCGTGGGGAGACCTGCACCTACAAAAACTTCAGCACTGTATGTACAGAAAGAGAGATGGTGTTTGCcaggtgtggatgtgagtgtTGTTTATATGGGGTATTAATAATTCATGTTAGCATTTGACAAAGCTACAGCAGGCATTCTCTCCGGGTCTTTTAAGTCATTGATGTTTCagagctgcaaaacaagcctgTCCTGCTTTTTGCCTTTAAGACATGACAGCTGTTCCCTCATTAAAACCCATGTCTCCTTAAAATTCActcaacagcacaaacacaatgaTGTGGCTTCAGTGTCTGCTATATGTTTTTAAAGGTTTCTTATTTGGCTATGTTGACTGGCTATTTCCCGAGTCCCTCTAATGTCTTTTTTGCTTTATAACATGACAACATTTGGAAGAACATTGAGCGCATTAATAATTCAGACGTCATAAATCAGTTCAAATTAAAATTTCAGCGTCTCTAATTAAACATCTGTTGGGCACGAGGAGGATATGCGTCAAAATATGCAGCTGAGTTTCCCATTTAAACGCACCAGACGTGGATCCATTACAGCCATTCATCTCTGAATAACTGAAGCGAGAAAGTGGGTGACATTTGCAAACCATAGTGCCGCTCTTCCGCGTGGTGATATCTTGAGTAAATACATTCGCACACAAACCGGTAGCTTATAACGTCTTTAGAAAATATTAGCAAGGGCGAATGGGGAAGTTTCTGCAGTGGTAAGCCTGCATGCAGAGGGACTGAGAATATTTTAAACCTGGCAAGACACATCCAGATATAAAACCCTCACCTGTCACAGGCGTCACATTTAGCTCCCTGCCTTTGCTGAGGTGGGTCTGAACAGCTAGATCCAAGTCATAAAAATCCAACATGTAACtgtgacagcttcagctgatgTGAGACATTTACAGTGGGAAGTCTTACAGGCTGCAAGAGGTCAGCTACCCATGGTGGCTTCATTGCAACGGAGAGGCTTTAAAATCTTCAAATTCTCTCTTTTTGGCCAGATTGATGGCTTGAGATATGCAGGATTTACATTTTGCTATCTGTTTGTTGCTCTTAAGCAACTCGTATTGGGTGTGCGGTATGGATGATTGATGCTGTCATTTGatctaaacataaatatgaatattttaaaacagTCATACATTGTATGATGTGTATAGGCACTCCCACATTATATAGCCAGCAGGGGGGGAAGAAACAAAGCCCTGTCTTATCTGTGTGAGATGGATGTGAGTCTGTCTGGGTCTGGACATGGAACGCTGAATCTGATCTCTCGAGATCAGCTTTGCCATGCTGGCTGAGTTTTAACCAGCAGCCCTCTTCCTATGACCTTACCACAGCGGAAATAAATCCAAACTTCTGTCCTTCCTGGTGCAATATATTCTTTAGAAATGTGGGGACAGAAGTGAACATCAAAAATCTTATGCTAGCAGCACACATTTTTGTTACGATGATTAGAAAAGAAAGTCTATTAGGGCAGCTATGATCATTAAAATTGGACTTTAAGGTCTGtaagctttaacctgagattgaTTTCAATTCATcattatataaaataatattgtAAGCACAGATTGCAAACTACACATTACAAAGTGAAACTTCGATAACATAAATTTAGATAAATACTTCTGAATTTACAATATTTTTGAGTGTAAGAACATTTGCAACTGCCAGAGTTTCAGTGAcactcattttcatttatttatgagACTTTTTGTCTCCTTTTGGCTTCCGTACTATGATTTTCTTGTTTAACCATAACTTATCGCATTTTAATGTGTAGCTGTTGGTGTGAACACAAAGAGCAGATTGCTGCACACATCATGATGATCAGCATCTTGAAATGCTTATAGTTTGTTTAAATCTATGGAGAGTCGATGATTTTAATTCTACATTCTGATCCTTCTGAGACTGATTTATATTTACTTGCTTGGTAGATGACATAGAAATTTTTCAATTATAGGTAAAAGCCAtaaaattgaaaaagaaaaaatcaccTCTGGGCACAGAACctgaaattaaattatttaaacataGAAGAAAATCTACTGTAGTGATTGCACATCAAACATTAAATCCTGCTAAGCTTTCCTGGCATAGGTTTGGTCTCTTAAGAAGTTTATaaagcaaaatacaaaaatgtctGCTTGTGTGTCCAGAGAGCTTCCACCTCATATGTTTCTCATTAAGTGATGGCAAAATAGTAAATTCAGTCTAAATCACTCGGGGGGGGGAAATTTTGAGTGAAATTGGGTAAAGACTGATAGCTGCTGCTGAGGAGCACTCATTACTTCCTCAAATCAGAGCCAGGTGCCTGTTTAAAACCTGCGCTGCCTTCTCTGATAATCACAAAAATCTTTGCAAGATTACCTGTCCTGCACAATACGAGACTGGCATGTAATATAGCTCGTACTGCTGCACCGTGAAAAGGATTGAACTTTTTGTTTGTGctcatttttctctgtgtgtgtcctaTTTTTCTTACAGATTTACACACGGTATGGAAAATGCTACACTTTCAACTCGGGATTAGATGGCAACCCTTTGCTGACCACGTTAAAGGGCGGCACGGGGAACGGCTTGGAGATCATGTTGGATATTCAGCAGGATGAATACCTGCCTGTTTGGGGCGAGACAGGTCAGTGAAGCATTTTTACAGTAACATCTGATTTGTGCAGATTTCCATGTGGAAATCTCATCAGCTTGTTGGTTTATCCCTGAAGTCCTGACAACTGCCACAGTATTTTGTCATCTCTATGACAAATGGATGCTCCACAGAGGAATGTTGTACATCTCTCACTTTACCTATAAATCTTTgcctatatatttttttgcacCACACTGAAGCAGACAAAGAAGTGATGTACTACCATGATTAACTGCTTATCATCTTGATATGTTTCTCCAGGTCTACAACTGACATCAGACCTAATAAAACTGCATTTAGTGACTTATTGTTTCTCATTTATGGTGGGCCACAACATAATGGGACCATACATTCATAAAATAAATAGCATGTAATTAATTCTGGTTCTAAATCTGTTTGATATTGAACCGGCACACTGACACAAGAGTTTATTTCTTATATTAGCTTCCATTAATATGATGAAAGCGGAGGGGTAGAAACCCTGGATTAATGTGACTGCTGGATCGCTAAACAGCACTGGTTTCCGTCGATGACCGTACATGTTGTTGTATTTTCTGGCGTGCTGTATCCACAGATGAGACCTCCTACGAAGCAGGCATCAAGGTTCAGATCCACAGCCAGGACGAGCCGCCTTTCATTGACCAACTGGGATTTGGTGTGGCACCTGGTTTTCAAACTTTTGTGTCATGTCAGCAGCAACTGGTACCTAACGTTCAGCCTCCTCCTCTCCGACCCCAGCGTCTTTTGCTCTGCTTCACCCTGTGTTCGTCTCAAAAACCCTTGCCAGCCAGTGTCCATCACCTCTGTGTCACAGAGCGCGGAGCAAAATCAGATCCAGATCTTAGTATTACCTTTGTGTTGAGATGCGCGTCTAATGTGTTACATAAACAGCCGATGAGTCTGGTTAGAGTAAATGAAACTAAGGAGTTATAGCAGCCAAGAAGTACTGATAGAGCAGGGCCAAGTAATGATTGCATGCAGGAATATGAGCATACTGCGCTTATCAGAGCCAAAAAAGCTTCAGACTGCACAGCATGCAAAAAATATATGGCAGCTCAGGGTGTTTAGTTTACTTTTTTATATTGAGTCTTCATTAGTTGGTgctcaggagaaaaaaaaggacaacagCTTTTTATTTGCAGCTCTGAAAATCATCTCTAGTGACGTAGTCAAACAGAAGCCAGGAAAAAACGTTGAGGACTAATCCACACAGCCAACTTCAGCAGTCTTTAATCATCGGACATTATCGCTGATTAACTCTTTTTAAAAACCCGcacttttacagtttttaaagaGAGACTTAATGTTTTCTTATGACTAGCTGTTGGGATCGGCATTTTGCTAAAAGCTGACTATATGTTAAAGGAAATCTACTAAAACTGTCATAATGTTGTTTATGTCAGTTTGGACCATATAAAGGAGCCTGATGCACTTCGCATTACATTACTTTTTCTCCCAACACCAGTAATATGGAAAAAACGTGCGTTATTGGATGAGAAAGATGACCCACGGCTGTTTTATAGACATATTTTAATATGTGCTATGATTTGATGACACGGTAAAAAGAGAAGCAAAATGGCCCGTGGCTGGTTTGTTGACCGAGTCCACGACACTGGCGTCACTGAAGGATGAAAAGTAATAACTATAGTTAAGCCTGAATTGATTGAAAAGCCCGTGTGCAAGGTCATAACGCTGAGCTCACATGGATTTTCCATCCAAATCTAATGAAACAATACGGCACTTATGTGATCTGCCAGGAGAACAAATTCAGACAGTGTTGCTTTTGTCCACACTAGCGTAGctcacaaagacaaagaaaagtcTTTGATtttcaaacagaaacactgacagaataaGGAAATATCCTCTGACAAACAGAGAAGCACTCAGCTTAAGTCCCAAGAAAATGGTGGCAGTGCCACAGAGGATTTTAGGTTTTTGCAGTGATTACCTTTGAGATCGAGTGTATTTGTGCCGCAGGCTCGTTAAAATTTCCACCGTATAATCAGTTCTTGTGAAGTCATGATGTAACGGACGCCTGAGCAGCGATTTAACTTAGTTTCTTTAGCAGTTAATTAAGCCTAATTTAAATGATTTTGCTCCTAAATTGAATTGGCTCGTTCACCTCACAAGCTTCAGCGTGCCAGCAGAATAACATGGGATGGTTGAGGCACGGTTGGTCTCGTGAAACAGACACATGGACACCACAAGAGATGACAAATGTAACTTTTGGGAACTTGCTTGGAAATGtatctttctctcatttttctctccttctctctgcaAATGTTGTTGGTGCTCAGAGTGTATCATCATTCAGCCAtttcccaaaaaaaaaaacctggtcTGTTACTCACCATCACAGAGTTTCCTCCAGGAGGCAAAAGTGCATGGTTTGCCATTTACAATCATGACATGAGCGCCCACACCGCTGACAGCTGAAAGACGTGTTTATGGCATAAACGATGTGATGACTTAATTAGATTGTCATTATAAACTCTGGCCTGCATTCGTTTCACTCAGTGTCCAACGAGTGACATTGCTCTCGGTGTAATAAGGATAATAGCACTCGTGATTTCGAGACTTTACATTTGTAAATCTTCTGTCGGAGgagtttaatttttaataagaGACTTTGACTTGTGAGCAAAGAGAAACATCGATACTCCACCACCAAGAGTTAGAAGCGATCTGTAGCTCAAGACTGAGAGAAAGTAAGAAGAGAATGGCTGAATGACAACCCACCAGTCCTGCCTCTGGGACTCTGACAACAGGATGTTTGCCTGGAGGGGTCATTTTCTGTCCCCTTGCCTTACTTTATCTCCTCTTATATTTCGATAATGATATGGGCTGTGTTCCCTCACCCCTTGCCCCTAGATGAGACGTCCTATGAGGCCGGCATAAAGGTACAGCTTCACACTCAGTCAGAGCCTCCTTTCCTCCACGAGCTGGGCTTCGGGGTTGCCCCAGGCTTCCAAACATTCGTTTCCACCCAAGAGCAGAGGGTAGCGTATGACTGACTGGGCTTGCTGCATGCCACAAAATACTGTATTGTACATACTCATTAACTTCCACACTTTCATCTCCTGGTCCCGCCCTCTCCAAGGGATGGACCCATGTGTGCCCccaccaccccccaccccctcctctGTGTGGCTGAAGCAACGAAATGTAACAGCATCTGCAGTCTGTCCTTGTTGCCATCTCTGCTCTCTGTCATCACCAGCAAAGAGctggaaatgtgttttatttctttgaGCCATTCATCCAAATCTGTCTTTATCAGAGCTGTTGTTTGGCTTTACCCTTTCACGTCCACATCTGCTTCTgtaagcattttttttgttttgtttttttcaatttttttgcttATATGTGTTATCGGGGTGATCCACTGGACCTCTGCTTAATCTCATCTGCAGGGACCAGACAATGTGATTCATTAGGTTTTATTACCCATGAGAACTCTGGCATGAGTTTATAGTCTTGATTATATTGCACTGGGGGTTTATCTCCAGCGTATCTCCACTTATGAGAGTCTGTGGGCTAGAAATGGAGTTCAATAAAGGCTTAATCATGTTTGCCAGTTTAAATCCACTTCTTTT harbors:
- the asic1c gene encoding acid-sensing ion channel 1C isoform X1 codes for the protein MEPNKSSDAQKPPLQNPQSSSLKATWNEITVDFIMRTKIHGLKFVFSPDKSKPQRVIWIMAFFLCLSLLFTWSWNRILYLMSYPAVTKIYMVWAHNMSFPAVTFCNKNVFRVSSLTKDDLYHSGYWLDLLYHNHTVIKRSLSILKDNHKQGLLTLLDFSSYTPPPNYRTNTTEMMGRLGHQLEDMLLECRFRGETCTYKNFSTIYTRYGKCYTFNSGLDGNPLLTTLKGGTGNGLEIMLDIQQDEYLPVWGETDETSYEAGIKVQIHSQDEPPFIDQLGFGVAPGFQTFVSCQQQLLQYLPPPWGDCKSTPIDSDYFSTYSITACRIDCETRYLLENCNCRMVHMPGNTAVCTPEQYKDCADPALDFLVEKDNDYCVCQTPCNMTRYGKELSMVKIPSKASAKYLAKKFNKTEQYIGENILVLDIFFEALNYEKIEQKKAYEIAGLLGDIGGQMGLFIGASVLTILEIFDYLYEVFKDKVLGYFIRKKRPQRCQSDNLEFPENPTSPGVTPNHAPRAPVTPSGVTRTVSDSRRTCYLVTRL
- the asic1c gene encoding acid-sensing ion channel 1C isoform X3, which produces MEPNKSSDAQKPPLQNPQSSSLKATWNEITVDFIMRTKIHGLKFVFSPDKSKPQRVIWIMAFFLCLSLLFTWSWNRILYLMSYPAVTKIYMVWAHNMSFPAVTFCNKNVFRVSSLTKDDLYHSGYWLDLLYHNHTVIKRSLSILKDNHKQGLLTLLDFSSYTPPPNYRTNTTEMMGRLGHQLEDMLLECRFRGETCTYKNFSTIYTRYGKCYTFNSGLDGNPLLTTLKGGTGNGLEIMLDIQQDEYLPVWGETDETSYEAGIKVQIHSQDEPPFIDQLGFGVAPGFQTFVSCQQQLLQYLPPPWGDCKSTPIDSDYFSTYSITACRIDCETRYLLENCNCRMVHMPGNTAVCTPEQYKDCADPALDFLVEKDNDYCVCQTPCNMTRYGKELSMVKIPSKASAKYLAKKFNKTEQYIGENILVLDIFFEALNYEKIEQKKAYEIAGLLGDIGGQMGLFIGASVLTILEIFDYLYEVFKDKVLGYFIRKKRPQRCQSDNLSTCDTLRSHSDSLGFTPNMLPRHPTIGNFEEFAC
- the asic1c gene encoding acid-sensing ion channel 1C isoform X2 encodes the protein MEPNKSSDAQKPPLQNPQSSSLKATWNEITVDFIMRTKIHGLKFVFSPDKSKPQRVIWIMAFFLCLSLLFTWSWNRILYLMSYPAVTKIYMVWAHNMSFPAVTFCNKNVFRVSSLTKDDLYHSGYWLDLLYHNHTVIKRSLSILKDNHKQGLLTLLDFSSYTPPPNYRTNTTEMMGRLGHQLEDMLLECRFRGETCTYKNFSTIYTRYGKCYTFNSGLDGNPLLTTLKGGTGNGLEIMLDIQQDEYLPVWGETDETSYEAGIKVQLHTQSEPPFLHELGFGVAPGFQTFVSTQEQRLQYLPPPWGDCKSTPIDSDYFSTYSITACRIDCETRYLLENCNCRMVHMPGNTAVCTPEQYKDCADPALDFLVEKDNDYCVCQTPCNMTRYGKELSMVKIPSKASAKYLAKKFNKTEQYIGENILVLDIFFEALNYEKIEQKKAYEIAGLLGDIGGQMGLFIGASVLTILEIFDYLYEVFKDKVLGYFIRKKRPQRCQSDNLEFPENPTSPGVTPNHAPRAPVTPSGVTRTVSDSRRTCYLVTRL